From Deferrisoma camini S3R1, the proteins below share one genomic window:
- a CDS encoding thioredoxin family protein codes for MRSRFIAAAALIPLALGACATGGQNRRSGNAHMRIEDSVASNIPLDWYTLEDAMRLAREQKKPIIVDFYFPEGCSRCEGLATKMYTDPEVADIIKNRFLLVRINLNENMTKEEIALGRKFDYNYNCLMIFLDYRGEVIQDLSGNRMCFPDYIDPAWMKKYLARALEANAEVAR; via the coding sequence ATGAGAAGCCGATTCATCGCGGCAGCGGCCCTGATCCCCCTGGCCCTCGGGGCGTGCGCCACCGGCGGCCAGAACCGACGTTCCGGCAACGCCCACATGCGCATCGAGGACTCGGTCGCGAGCAACATCCCCCTCGACTGGTACACCCTCGAAGACGCCATGCGGCTGGCGCGGGAGCAGAAGAAGCCCATCATCGTGGACTTCTACTTCCCGGAAGGGTGCAGCCGGTGCGAGGGCCTGGCCACCAAGATGTACACCGACCCCGAGGTGGCCGACATCATCAAGAATCGGTTCCTCCTGGTCCGGATCAACCTGAACGAGAACATGACCAAGGAGGAGATCGCCTTGGGCCGGAAGTTCGACTACAACTACAACTGCCTGATGATCTTCCTGGACTACCGGGGCGAGGTGATCCAGGACCTCTCGGGGAACCGCATGTGCTTCCCGGACTACATCGATCCCGCCTGGATGAAGAAGTACCTGGCTCGGGCGCTGGAGGCCAACGCCGAGGTGGCGAGGTGA
- a CDS encoding multiheme c-type cytochrome, whose translation MKGAFLSLWVFVFVWLGGMAGAAVLDPALYVGSERCRGCHPEKYQGWSKTFHATVVQDAKKNPEAVLGDFSVPNLGFTLEDVEFTIGGHWQQRYMKKIGDDYYVLPKLWSVQSQKWQAYNVWSWRKMPYGKYCKGCHVTGFDPARGKAVEPRIGCEACHGPGRAHAEAEGAGPIVNPKKLSDERRDMICAACHVRGTDPSKTYYFPVGFMPGDDLGEHYVPNGKEPEETNTQAVLRMFAKWKKKREEGAQLKCDVCGIPGVAEERDQEKVDSMLEFCFGCHGFKNKYAEHTRHPASVGLMCFDCHVQQTKEIMNPGTQDIHSYGYFLVHKEKCYDPQIEKACVKCHADKGPEWARRTVESWGKPVELDH comes from the coding sequence GTGAAGGGGGCGTTTCTTTCGCTTTGGGTGTTCGTCTTCGTCTGGTTGGGGGGGATGGCCGGCGCCGCGGTGCTGGACCCGGCCCTGTACGTGGGCAGCGAGCGGTGCCGAGGGTGCCATCCCGAGAAGTACCAGGGGTGGAGCAAGACGTTCCACGCCACGGTGGTGCAGGACGCCAAGAAGAACCCGGAGGCGGTGCTCGGCGACTTCTCCGTGCCGAACCTGGGGTTCACGCTCGAGGACGTGGAGTTCACCATCGGCGGGCACTGGCAGCAGCGGTACATGAAGAAGATCGGCGACGACTACTACGTGTTGCCCAAGCTGTGGAGCGTGCAGTCCCAGAAGTGGCAGGCGTACAACGTGTGGTCGTGGCGGAAGATGCCGTACGGGAAGTACTGCAAGGGGTGCCACGTGACCGGGTTCGATCCGGCCCGGGGGAAGGCGGTGGAGCCCCGGATCGGATGCGAGGCGTGCCACGGCCCCGGCCGGGCCCACGCCGAGGCCGAGGGGGCCGGGCCGATCGTGAACCCGAAGAAGCTCTCGGACGAGCGGCGGGACATGATCTGTGCGGCCTGCCACGTGCGGGGGACCGACCCGTCCAAGACGTACTACTTCCCGGTGGGCTTCATGCCCGGGGACGATCTGGGCGAGCACTACGTGCCCAACGGCAAGGAGCCCGAGGAGACGAACACCCAGGCGGTCCTACGGATGTTCGCCAAATGGAAGAAGAAGCGCGAGGAAGGCGCCCAGCTCAAGTGCGACGTGTGCGGGATTCCCGGCGTGGCCGAGGAGCGGGACCAGGAGAAGGTGGACTCGATGCTGGAGTTCTGCTTCGGGTGCCACGGGTTCAAGAACAAGTACGCCGAGCACACGCGCCACCCCGCGAGCGTCGGGTTGATGTGCTTCGACTGCCACGTGCAGCAGACGAAGGAGATCATGAACCCGGGCACCCAGGACATCCACTCGTACGGCTACTTCCTCGTGCACAAGGAGAAGTGCTACGACCCGCAGATCGAGAAGGCCTGCGTCAAGTGCCACGCCGACAAGGGGCCCGAGTGGGCCCGTCGCACGGTGGAGTCGTGGGGCAAGCCGGTGGAGCTGGACCACTAG
- a CDS encoding peroxiredoxin family protein, translating into MRGLRVLLWMLVALPLAVGLGCSGEKAPAKAEKGRPAPDFELVGLDGTTWRLSDLRGKVVFVNLWATWCPPCRQEIPSMVRFYRRYKDKGVEILAVSEDRDPAAVRAMVMRQAVAFPVLMDRDKLVYGLYRATGVPETHLIDKKGVIRHSVIGPFDWEAPEVARAVDRLLQEP; encoded by the coding sequence GTGCGCGGCTTGCGTGTGCTCCTGTGGATGCTCGTCGCCTTGCCCCTGGCGGTAGGACTGGGATGTTCCGGAGAGAAGGCCCCGGCCAAGGCCGAGAAGGGGCGGCCTGCCCCCGATTTCGAGCTCGTCGGGCTCGACGGGACGACCTGGCGGCTGTCGGACCTGAGGGGCAAGGTGGTGTTCGTGAACCTGTGGGCCACCTGGTGCCCTCCGTGCCGGCAGGAGATCCCCTCCATGGTGCGGTTTTACCGGCGGTACAAGGACAAGGGGGTGGAGATCCTGGCCGTGTCGGAGGACCGGGACCCGGCCGCGGTCCGGGCCATGGTGATGCGCCAGGCCGTGGCGTTCCCGGTGCTCATGGACCGGGACAAGCTGGTGTACGGCCTGTACCGGGCCACCGGGGTGCCCGAGACCCACCTGATCGACAAGAAGGGCGTGATCCGGCACTCGGTGATCGGGCCGTTCGACTGGGAGGCGCCCGAGGTGGCCCGGGCCGTGGACCGGCTGCTTCAGGAACCCTAG